The Primulina tabacum isolate GXHZ01 chromosome 16, ASM2559414v2, whole genome shotgun sequence genome window below encodes:
- the LOC142528673 gene encoding LOW QUALITY PROTEIN: protein HUA2-LIKE 3-like (The sequence of the model RefSeq protein was modified relative to this genomic sequence to represent the inferred CDS: deleted 1 base in 1 codon), protein MAPSRRKGVGKAAAATSTRREWKVGDLVLAKVKGFPAWPAMVSEPEKWGYPADRKKVLVHFFGTQQIGFCNPFDVEEFTEERKLSLLGKRHGKGADFVRAVNEIIISFEKLKNREQVSSANETTEIIINHENKSEESLTKCVNDEDSVIRAQPQLLCTGASNDLNSLTEAAAAAEDVLRAAETEFEEARLFAETPVSTTYSTRSKTEVTQSRNSVIQGRISARRLRSSSKIDAKGPQNITLPSLNSSRRSRHSGTDASKDRSLRRSARIMKSSDDSEGYDVDSPASVSNDSIEENKSEVMTVDSDSPSFNNGSTVESHCKPMVVDHFSENNNVDETEFNNRLGFKTSTAIIKKKRGPNRKRHSDDVVGAANSNAFVSDAEVRNERVSPSNNDELAERCAREDGDGHLPLFKRARVRLERAAPAENKERIMAHKEEKILEVAERLATQTSGPFNCKVDDPGDGESVPIEVDSVNMPLSPASPKKAQSWEGGKNLWETKNFVDGEAALPPSKRLHRALEAMSANAAEDNQSDSSFPLIVNTKSNGDCPSIAERSELSTGNKAVIELGSAPAENHSNNGFNFYPSKFCAATNTGTPLTHLKTYTTVLDCVRSYSSDSSNPESCKGSTAHTEVADFKYLKMSPPELDSKRVKLDPQDIGEEKDCLDRSTPGFIISLTNHCKIECLELDATVKGSDPDIRRVSSEVLAPKENAGSTLNCDASVQVNNAVGEGDKSHCVKILSLAKNNEDSQKSEFVKEHCPVSKFSNCVPSGSPVKVLTSGHHESLSNSISIFDEPLEDFAATKSSSLTNGLKLFAKTSPRSSCLGNVSASDNNYLENSSSCGPDVRLNSEMVKLAGKSNSKGEETLSSFEAAIRSLTGTKENIGRATRVAIDCAKFGFAIKVVEILAQNLERESNSQKKVDLFFLVDSIAQCSRGMKGDGGMYPSVIQAVLPRLLLAAAPPGSSSLENHRQCLKVLRVWQERKILPEPIIHHHIRELDVLCVSYPIAGSRRPLRNERAIDDPIREMEGMLVDEYGSNSSFQLPGFCMPRMLRDDDVGSDSDGESFEAVTPEHNAENLDGERALIPAVEKRSLILEDVDGELEMEDVAPYCEENSSTSNLTKDHTQLSHHHSDDHYGPPFTSQQPQSTPLAVLPLPRSPSHPAPRPPPPYPLPPSSFPHTVLDSTASGPNSNIYPSSQNFDYNLPGCMAKQPGLPRMKSTSLDSVHHRSRDNKDFEAQVPRQMLDNSFNDRPTSHLSAQGSNRVQPGEGGFSKGLHVRPPHPAPSNQFSYPQQRQIQSRRDLPPPPHPNRFHVRNEENSNFYRDRDRNKFVPRDNIGECWRPPLPPISGQCYRNGARMSHGHMPYSGPPREPSTNSRWNFPPRPPNSRQFNPYREPEGPIPVGNRGPNYWRPR, encoded by the exons ATGGCGCCGAGCCGAAGAAAAGGGGTCGGCAAAGCGGCGGCGGCGACGAGCACGCGGCGGGAGTGGAAGGTCGGCGATCTTGTGCTTGCCAAAGTGAAGGGGTTTCCTGCATGGCCTGCAATG GTGAGTGAGCCAGAGAAGTGGGGTTACCCGGCTGATCGAAAGAAAGTACTAGTCCATTTTTTTGGCACCCAACAAAT TGGCTTCTGCAATCCTTTTGATGTCGAAGAATTCACAGAAGAAAGAAAATTGTCTCTTTTAGGGAAACGCCATGGAAAGGGTGCTGATTTTGTCCGTGCAGTAAATGAGATAATTATCTCTTTTGAGAAGCTGAAGAATCGGGAACAAGTTAGTAGTGCTAATGAAACAACAGAAATCATTATAAACCATGAAAATAAGTCAGAGGAATCATTGACTAAGTGTGTGAATGATGAGGATTCTGTGATTAGAGCTCAACCACAGCTGCTTTGTACTGGGGCCTCTAATGATTTGAACTCTCTGACTGAAGCTGCTGCAGCTGCCGAAGACGTCTTGCGTGCTGCAGAAACGGAATTCGAGGAGGCACGATTATTCGCTGAAACACCTGTTTCTACTACTTATTCAACAAGAAGTAAAACTGAAGTAACCCAATCACGGAATAGTGTGATACAGGGAAGGATATCTGCTCGAAGGTTGAGAAGTTCTTCAAAGATAGATGCTAAAGGACCCCAAAACATAACATTACCTTCTCTGAATAGCAGCAGGAGGTCTAGGCATTCTGGTACTGATGCATCAAAAGATAGATCTTTGAGAAGAAGTGCAAGGATTATGAAATCCTCTGATGATTCCGAAGGATATGATGTAGACTCACCTGCTTcagtatcaaatgatagtatTGAAGAGAACAAATCTGAAGTTATGACGGTAGACTCTGACTCACCTAGTTTCAATAATGGCAGCACTGTAGAATCCCATTGTAAACCAATGGTAGTGGATCATTTTAGCGAAAATAATAATGTAGATGAAACAGAGTTCAATAATAGGCTTGGGTTTAAAACTAGCACTGCCATCATAAAGAAGAAAAGGGGTCCTAATCGAAAACGACACAGTGATGATGTTGTTGGGGCAGCTAATTCAAATGCATTTGTTTCTGATGCTGAAGTTAGAAATGAACGTGTTTCACCTAGTAATAACGATGAATTAGCTGAAAGATGCGCTAGGGAAGATGGTGATGGACACTTACCATTATTCAAAAGGGCAAGAGTCCGTTTGGAGAGAGCTGCACCTGCCGAGAATAAAGAAAGAATAATGGCACATAAAGAGGAGAAAATACTGGAAGTTGCTGAAAGACTCGCAACACAGACCTCTGGGCCATTCAATTGTAAGGTGGACGATCCTGGTGATGGCGAATCTGTTCCAATTGAAGTAGATTCTGTTAATATGCCTTTATCACCTGCAAGTCCTAAAAAGGCTCAATCATGGGAAGGGGGTAAGAACTTATGGGAAACTAAGAATTTTGTGGACGGTGAAGCAGCTTTACCTCCGTCTAAAAGACTACACCGTGCATTGGAGGCCATGTCGGCTAATGCGGCAGAAGATAATCAAAGTGATTCCAGTTTTCCACTGATCGTGAATACCAAAAGCAATGGAGACTGTCCGTCCATTGCAGAACGCTCAGAATTGTCGACTGGAAACAAAGCTGTCATTGAATTGGGATCAGCACCAGCTGAAAATCATAGCAACAATGGCTTTAATTTTTATCCTTCCAAGTTTTGCGCTGCGACAAACACAGGGACGCCACTAACTCatttaaaaacatatacaacTGTATTGGACTGTGTTAGAAGTTATAGCAGTGATAGCTCGAATCCTGAATCATGCAAAGGTTCAACTGCACACACGGAAGTTGCTgattttaaatatctcaaaatgTCACCTCCAGAGCTAGATTCTAAGCGTGTAAAACTAGATCCACAAGACATTGGTGAAGAAAAAGATTGTTTGGACCGCAGTACACCTGGTTTTATTATATCTCTTACCAATCACTGCAAAATTGAATGTTTGGAGTTGGATGCCACAGTTAAGGGATCTGATCCTGACATTCGCCGGGTGAGTTCAGAAGTCCTCGCGCCAAAAGAAAATGCTGGTAGTACACTGAACTGTGACGCCAGTGTGCAGGTAAACAATGCTGTGGGTGAAGGTGATAAATCTCACTGTGTGAAGATCTTATCATTAGCCAAGAACAACGAAGATAGCCAAAA GTCAGAGTTTGTGAAAGAACATTGCCCAGTATCTAAGTTCTCAAATTGTGTGCCCTCTGGTAGTCCAGTGAAGGTTTTAACCAGTGGTCATCATGAATCTCTATCTAACTCCATTTCTATTTTCGATGAGCCTCTGGAGGATTTTGCTGCCACCAAGTCTTCTTCTCTGACTAATGGGCTGAAATTGTTCGCTAAGACATCTCCTCGCAGTTCTTGCTTGGGCAATGTTTCTGCATCAGATAATAATTACCTTGAAAATAGTAGCTCTTGTGGTCCTGATGTTCGGCTAAATTCTGAAATGGTTAAACTTGCTGGAAAGTCAAACAGCAAAGGCGAAGAAACTTTGTCGTCCTTTGAAGCCGCTATCAGATCACTAACGGGAACAAAAGAGAACATCGGCCGAGCCACACGGGTTGCTATTGACTGTGCGAAATTTGGTTTTGCAATCAAG GTGGTGGAAATACTTGCACAAAATTTGGAAAGAGAGTCAAATTCACAGAAAAAAGTggacttgtttttccttgttgATTCTATCGCTCAATGTTCTCGGGGCATGAAAG GTGATGGTGGCATGTATCCCTCTGTGATACAGGCAGTGTTGCCACGTTTATTGTTGGCAGCTGCTCCTCCTGGTAGCAGTTCTCTCGAGAATCATAGACAGTGTTTGAAA GTTCTGAGAGTATGGCAGGAGAGGAAGATTCTTCCAGAACCGATCATTCACCACCACATCCGGGAGCTTGATGTCCTTTGTGTTTCATACCCTATAGCTGGCTCTCGCCGACCGTTAAGAAATGAAAGGGCTATTGACGACCCTATTAGAGAAATGGAGGGTATGTTGGTTGATGAATATGGAAG CAATTCAAGTTTTCAGCTTCCTGGTTTCTGTATGCCTCGTATGCTGAGAGATGATGATGTAGGAAGTGACTCTGATGGAGAGAGTTTTGAGGCTGTTACCCCagagcataatgcggaaaatcttGATGGAGAAAGGGCTCTGATTCCTGCAGTTGAAAAGCGTAGTCTTATTTTGGAAGATGTGGACGGTGAGCTGGAAATGGAGGATGTGGCCCCCTATTGTGAGGAAAATAGTTCCACCAGTAACCTTACCAAAGATCACACACAACTGTCTCATCATCACTCTGATGACCATTATGGGCCACCTTTTACCTCCCAACAACCTCAGAGTACGCCTTTGGCA GTGCTTCCTTTACCAAGGTCTCCCTCGCATCCAGCACCACGGCCGCCGCCGCCATATCCACTTCCACCATCTAGTTTTCCTCATACAGTACTTGATTCTACTGCAAGTGGtcctaattctaatatttatCCAAGCTCTCAG AATTTTGACTACAATCTACCTGGGTGTATGGCAAAGCAGCCTGGTTTGCCAAGAATGAAGTCAACCAGCTTGGATTCGGTGCATCATCGTTCTCGTGACAATAAGGATTTTGAAGCCCAGGTACCAAGGCAGATGCTTGACAACTCTTTCAATGATAGACCTACATCCCATTTATCTGCCCAAGGTTCTAATAGGGTCCAGCCGGGAGAGGGTGGTTTCAGCAAGGGTCTTCATGTCCGCCCACCTCACCCCGCTCCATCAAATCAATTTTCGTACCCCCAACAGCGACAGATCCAATCGCGAAGGGATTTACCACCTCCTCCTCATCCCAACAGATTCCATGTGCGCAATGAAGAAAATAGCAATTTTTACCGGGACCGTGACAGAAATAAATTCGTCCCTCGTGATAATATTGGAGAGTGCTGGAGGCCTCCCTTACCTCCCATCTCTG GTCAATGTTATCGCAATGGTGCCAGGATGTCTCATGGGCATATGCCATACAGTGGTCCACCCCGTGAGCCGTCAACCAATAGTAGGTGGAATTTCCCTCCCCGGCCGCCAAACTCCAGGCAATTTAATCCTTACAGGGAACCTGAAGGTCCTATTCCTGTGGGAAATAGAG GTCCAAATTACTGGAGACCAAGATGA